A region from the Lepidochelys kempii isolate rLepKem1 chromosome 16, rLepKem1.hap2, whole genome shotgun sequence genome encodes:
- the PTGES gene encoding prostaglandin E synthase — MMENEVFASFTFYSTILIIKMYVLAIITGQVRLRKKAFANPEDALRNGGLQYFREDPDVERCRRAHRNDMENIFPFLFLGAIYSLLDPNLIVARIHFLIFCVGRIVHTVAYLLRLKAPTRSVAYSVAQLPCFSMALQILFAVITHW; from the exons ATGATGGAAAACGAAGTCTTTGCATCGTTTACTTTCTACAGCACGATCTTGATTATAAAAATGTATGTTCTTGCCATCATTACAGGACAAGTGAGGCTCAGAAAGAAG GCTTTCGCCAATCCAGAGGACGCCCTGAGGAACGGAGGGCTGCAGTACTTTCGAGAGGACCCAGACGTGGAGCGATGCCGCAG GGCCCATCGCAATGACATGGAGAacattttccccttcctcttcctTGGGGCCATCTACTCCCTGCTGGACCCCAATCTCATCGTGGCAAGGATCCACTTCCTGATCTTCTGTGTGGGGCGGATAGTTCACACCGTGGCCTACCTCCTGCGGCTGAAAGCTCCCACACGCTCGGTGGCCTACAGCGTGGCACAGCTGCCTTGCTTCTCCATGGCGCTGCAGATTCTCTTCGCGGTCATAACACACTGGTGA